The nucleotide window GGAGCAGCTGCCCGGCGTCGCCTTCTGCATCACCAGCCCGCCGCCATGGCGTACgtgcttcttttctttctttctgcgCACCTCCACCTCACCTCAGCTCTACTCAACTACAGTACTCTAGTCGGgggaggtttttttttttttttttttctgactGTCTGTCTTGTCTCGCCGTTCAAATGTTCTCTGTGCTTGTCCTCTTGCCTTCTTTTTCTCCATGGACTGCATGCTTCGGTCTTTTCTCTGATGCTGAGGTTGGTTTTCATTTTCACCTTTGGAGATATCTCTGCTGATCCTTTCTTCATGTAAAGTACTCCTATTAGCTTACTAGCTGGGATTGTTACTCCACTTCTTTCAATCTTTCTCTGTCTTTGCCGGTGCTTGCTCCAAACTGATGTGTTGTTTTAATAAAAAGTGCGTATCGCTTTCTTCATATTCTTTCTCCTATGATTTGGTTCTTGATTTCCGGAGAAAAGTAGCTTTCCTTGATCAAGTACTATAGTGTCTAGGATTTACTACTCATAGTAAGGTTGCTTTCACTTGAGTCCACCGTGAAAACTAAAGAAAGGTGTGTGGTTGCACATCTTTTTCTGTAAATTAAATTTTGTGCAAGTCCCGAAGCATGGAAATGGCATGTAGTACTAGTATGGTCAGGCATGATTAACGTTTCTCTGACCCTTGCTTGGGATCCTCTGTGCAGCGGAGGCCATTTTACTAGGATTCCAGCATTTCATCGTTATGCTGGGCACCACTGTCATCATACCCAGCGCGCTCGTTCCTCAGATGGGAGGCGGAAATGTGAGCCCCAAAACGTTAATCCTTCCTCTGTTTAGTAGGAGTTCTTCATTAGATGGACTTTGAATTTTGTTTGCACTGAATTAGCCAAGTAGTAGTATTAAAGTTTGCACTGAATTAACGCCCATATGGAATACCTGAATGATATTTTACCCTTTCTGTCAGGAAGAGAAAGCTCGGGTGGTTCAGACGATATTGTTCGTAGCTGGCATAAACACCCTGTTCCAAACATTCTTCGGGACACGTCTCCCGGTTGTGATGGGTGGCTCATACATCTTCGTCGGACCCACCATCTCGATCATCTTGGCTGGACGGTACAGCAATGAAGCAGACCCTCGCGAGGTACCCACCATCTTCTGCTCAATTGCTCATCAGTCATCACCAAGTTTCAGTCTCTTTTGACGCAAGTTTCTTCAAGAATAACTGACAAGCTTTTTATTGCTCACATGAAGAAATTCGTGCGGACGATGAGGGGAACACAAGGTGCTCTCCTCATTGCATCAACAATTCAGATCATACTTGGATTCAGTGGGCTTTGGCGCAATGTAGTCAAGTTAGTGTCAAACTTTTTTTCCCATGCCTGTATTTTTGGGGGTACCATGTTCAGTTTGTAGTCTGTAAAATTAGCTTATCATCACTTTCATTCGCAGATTATTGAGTCCGCTGGCAGCTGTTCCTCTGGTATCACTTGTTGGATTTGGGCTCTACGAGCTTGGCTTTCCAGGGGTTAGTTTGTTTGCTCCATCTTCTTGTCTCCATGTTTCTACCTTCACTGGGGAGTGGCCAAAACTTGTGCATGTTTGTAGGTAGCGAAATGCGTCGAAATTGGCCTTCCAGAAGTTTTCCTGTTGGTTGTATTTTCTCAGGTATTGATATATCTTGGTTCCTGCACGGCTATCTATTATGCAGTATGTCATGTACTAATACTGCTTGATCCTTTTCACAGTATTTGTCTCAAGTTCTGGACTTCGGGAAGTCTGTCTTTAGCCGGTTCAGTGTTCTTTTCACTGTCTCTATCGTGTGGCTGTATGCTTACATTCTCACCATCGGTGGTGCTTACAAGAATTCCCCACCAAAGACACAGGTGCATTGCCGTGTTGATCGTTCAGGCCTTATTTCAGGAGCGCCCTGGTAAGATCTCAGGACGGATATAATCTTAGTTTAAATTACTATATTGGTGACATTCCTCATGAAGGTTATGAAACAACTGTTGTAGGATAAGTGTTCCCTATCCCTTTCAGTGGGGTGCTCCAACATTTGACGCTGGAGAAGCTTTCGCAATGATGATGACTTCATTCATTGCTCTTGTAGAGGTTTGTTTTGAGTACTCGACTGGAAATGGAAGTGAAAACTGCATTAGACTAATATAttgtaaaccacttagtaaggagttactataatcatgTAAATTAGCATAATAATTATCGTagctcaaagtggctacagaataagttattctatagccagttgcagagtagtagttctatatatatatatatatatatatatatatatatatatatatatatatatacactctatccccaaataaatcaacttctggaGTTGacctaagtcaaactttttttaaGTTCGACCAAATTTGTAGAAAATGACTCCAAAATTTATGGCATAAAATTAGTATAGTTAGATACCATAagaaatatatttttgtaatGTACTTGTATGATATCATGTTACTACTATTTTTGTATAAAGTTGGTCAATTTAAGAAAGCTGGACTTAGTACAactctagaagttgatttatttgggTCAGAGGTAGTATCAATTTATGAGTAGTATACAAATTTGATATATTTTAATCCTGTAGTCAACTGGCGCCTTCATTGGTGCTTCAAGATATGCAAGTGCAACTATGATTCCTCCGTCAATTATTAGCCGGGGCATAGGATGGCAGGTAAGAATTCAAATATCGTACTATGGACTCAGTGATCTGAGTTTGTACCATGGTGTTGGTAACATTGTTAGGTGTGAAACATCCTTGTCAGGGCATTGGTCTCTTGCTTGATTCATTTTTTGGGACAGCCAACGGGACATCAGTTTCAGTGTAAGTATGATTCCAGTGAAAAAATTAAGTGTCAATACTTGTTTGTTCAGAACAAAAATGTTTTGCTAATATGCATTATGAATTTTTTGTGCTTACAGAGAGAATATTGGATTGCTTGCATTGACACGTATTGGCAGCCGGAGAGTAGTACAAATATCTGCAGGGTTCATGATTTTCTTCTCTGTCCTTGGTAACTTGCTTTACTGACTTTTATTAGATATTGCAACACAGTTTTCTGTTATGTTCATGTGTATTTCGCTGGTGCTGTGATAGGTTGATGATATTTGTTTTTCCAAACCAGGAAAATTTGGAGCTTTGTTTGCATCGATTCCACTGCCCATATTTGCTGGCATGTACTGTCTCTTCTTCGCATATGTTGGTAAGTCCATTTCCTTGAAAAAACGCTATTGTTGCCTGACAGTTTCCGCTTgttaattctcagcttcttattcTGCATCGCACTCAATGAATGCTTCCGTTTTCAGGTGGTGTTGGTCTGAGCTTACTTCAGTTCTGCAACCTAAACAGCTTTAGGACCAAGTTCATCATGGGGTTTGCTTTCTTCATGGGCTTATCAGTTCCTCAGTACTTCAATGAGTATACAGCTGTTGCAAGTTATGGTCCAGTGCACACTGGCGCCAGATGGGTATGGTCAAGAAAGCCTAGCTACACATGCCATTTACCTTGATAAGCCTGAGCTTCGACAAACTAATGGTCTGTAACAAATTAACCAATCTTTGTTTTTGCTCTTCGACAGTTCAATGACATGATAAACGTGCCATTCTCATCGAAGCCGTTCGTCGCTGGGTTGGTAGCCTACATCCTGGACAACACCCTCCAGATAAAGGAAAGCGCGGTGAGGAAGGACAGAGGCAACCACTGGTGGGAAAAGTTCAGGAGCTTCAAGAAAGACGCGAGGAGCCAAGAGTTCTACTCGTTGCCGTTCAATCTGAACAAATTCTTCCCTTCGGTCTGATCTCAGTGGCGCTGCTAAATGAATTCTGGAACCAACCCTTGTTCATATGGACTATAATTCTGCTGGTCTGGCCAGTGGAAGCTTCTGTGTCGCCAATGTTGGTCAATTTTGTGTATTTTCGGACGAGATGGAGTAATTGGACAGTAGAAATTATTAGGACCGAAGTATATCACGTTCTTTTTCctgatctacatggatcagcgtCTGATAATCTGGTTGTAGTTTCTTTTGTCAAGCTGGCAATGTACATCAGTATTACAATTTACAGTATATGTAGCTTTCGTAGCCAAGGTAGAATgataattgatgtgttaaaatTGTTAATTTGTGCCGTAGAAGTAAACAGCGAAGTGTTCATCTACCAGATTCTGCTACTTCTGTAACTTAAAACATCTGAAGGAGTATTCATGTACTTCCAGTGCTACAGCGTTACATGCTGATCATTACTTGTTTAGGTCCATAGTAATAATTGTCTAGATGTATGTGTAAAATTCTTTATATTTAGGATGGAGGTTAATTTTTTTATTGGTTTTTATGTAAGTGCTGTAGGTGTAGAAACTTTGGTCAGTCAAACGTTCTTCTTCTAATTATTATTATCACCAGCAAACATGCATGTatgttgcaacgggagaaaataATACCTTTAAACGCTAATGAAAAACGAATATTACATATCTATTTGGTTTTCCCTTTCTATAAAATTTGCatctataatttttttttatgaTGACTGTGAcatctatatcaattaaaatacaaccttgatatttttttctcccaTTGTAAGCTCCAAAAAATTTGTACTCATAAATTTATCGTAGCTTCAATTTTCATAATGTCCATGTGTTGGTGAGTTAGATATTGAGTTCCGTGATTCCTTTTGAGGACCCGTAAAAATAAAAGTCAACAAAGAGTTAGTCGTCATCGTGAGGAATGGTGTCAGCTCTCATTGTTTTATCGATATATACATATAGTTTGGAGATACATTTCTTTTAATTAGGTTGGACGACAAACTGCTCAAGCCTATGGTTTAATTAGTTGAACCATCAGCTGATCCAGGTTCAAAtaataataaattttattttgCTAATCAAAATTACATCAATAATTTAGTGGTGAAATATTTATATATCATGGAAAGATTGTTATAATATCTTAAATCCCCATAATGTTGTTTTTTTGAAGTTTATAAGAAAAATTGGATACAGAAAAGAAGAAACACAAAGAATATCAACTTTAGATGGAAAAAACATACACGCGAGAAAAGAAACATGGAAAAGGATGGGAAACATTGGATGGGAGAACAGGCGTTTATTAATTTGCACCAACGCCGAACAGATGGTTAACGAACATGGGAAAGAAGAGGGTTTCCGCGTGGGGCCGCCACACACCAGATTCACATCTTCGTGCTTATCTATTCCAGCTTTCCGTTGCGTTGATTCAGGACATGGTGTCAACGGGATAGGTTGGGACTCGGGACTCCACGATTGTAAACGGGAGGGGTTAGGACTCAGATAAAACAAACTGACTGGATGGGGACGTAGCAAAAGCTGCAAAACGAAGAAACTCTTTAGCGACCGTGCGGACAAATTTTTTTATGTATGAGTCTGGAGATGATTCAATACGTATTGCAATCGGACTCTGAATCGATCCTGGCTAGATGAGATATATTCAAACTCGTATGAGCGCGTGTCGTATAAGTCGGGACAGAAGAGGAGAGGTAAGAAACTCTCCAATGTTTGGTTATAGGGAAAgacggacaaaaaaaaaaaaaaggacggATCAAAAAAAataggtggagagaaattttgcctctttattattattaggtatagatatatgaGAAACCATGGGCCTTGGGCCATAGGAGCAAGCAAACCTCGGGCCTTAGGGATAGTGATCCTTTGGTAATTCGGCCTTGCAATATTCTTGGAGTTAGGGCCCGTTTGGATATCTATTAGACGATAAAAATAGCCCATCAGCCAACAAGGACAAATAGGTGAGAAAGAAAATCGCTTTTTACTACCCACATCCAACTATTTTAATGGAATCATTAGTTGGAATCCGAACTTTAGATAAAAATTGGCCATAGTGATCCCCCTAGTTGTTGCTTTTACTGCTCCAAAAACTAGATGCTAAGTTGTTTCATATGCAGTAAATAGTGAAGTGTTTATTTGTGCTATTTCTTATGGTTTATCTATTTTCTTACCAAACTTATTTCTATTATCTCTTATGGTACATCTGTTTTCATGTCCTAATTTCCAAATATGTTGGAAACAATGTAGAGTAGTTCCATCCCCATGGAATTTTGATCATCTCTCTCTTCATTAATATATGGTGTCATGTCAGCATATTTGCTTAAGTTGGTAGATTATTTAATACCATGAAATTCAGAAATTCCCACGGAGACTAGTCGTATTATGATTAACACGGTGAACTATTGCAGTTTTTGTTGTTGTTTGCTATCCGGAGAAAAAGATTTCTGTTGTTAAATTTGGTCGCCCTTTTTTGAGAGGAATTTGATCGCTCTTTTGAATGGACAAGTCCCAGTTTTGAAGACAAGTCCAACTGAAGCTTGGGAGCATAACGGGCCTTGACCTCGCAATGCTAGGAAGGCCAGAGAAGCAGTGTAAGCCCACGGTCGTCAAAAGAGAGTTTGTTCTTCACTCTTGTTTTCCCTCTCTCTGAGTTGATTTAAAATCGTTTTATTTTACCAATCGGCCTTTGACACGTCACCAAGGGCCTGTACTAAAATTTGATTGAACAAACTCAAAAGGTACAACAGACAATTAAAGAGATTGAAATAATAAAAGTCAGTAAAAAAATGAATACGCAGATGAGCCCAAAGAGCATGTCTACTGCTAGCCGCTAGGCTATTCTCTGCTTTTTGTGATCTTTTCATGCTCTCATCGTCACTCTCGTGCCTCCAGGGAATCCGCAGCGGCATGGCATGCGCTGTCAGTGTCAGTTGTGCACTCCTAATATGCGTGCACGATTGCATGACCGCGCTACCAAGGAACCACGGTCTAAATTTAATTCCATACAAACTACGTACAATCAAATCCAAATCCAAGCAACACAAGCTTTACATGCATGAAAATTTGCATTTACATACACTACGTATAATCAAACAAACACCATGGAGAGCTTGCTCCAGAGTAATGCTACTTTGGCGTCGCTTCTTGTACGTGTCATAGAGAGAGGCACAGAGCAACCAGGCAGCAGATAAAAAGGAGAAGCAGGTGCGGCAGCTGGAGTTGGGGCCCCACGGGCCAAAGAGGGGACGAGGAGGACGCGCGGGTGACGGCAGTGAGGCGGCGATCatggttgccgccgccgccgccgccgctgccgtgggGGTGGAGGGTGAGGCGTTGTGGCCGCTGGTTCGGTGCCCCAGCGCCATGGCTTGCTTTTGCTTCcttttgggctggctggtgcttcGGTGGTCTGGAGTTTTGGAGGCAAAGTGTGTGTGACAAGGCAGCCGCGGCGTGAAATTTGTTGGTTGGGCTAAAATTGGCTGGGTTACGTACCGTAGCCTTCGGTTTGTTACTTTGTAGGATTGCAATTCTCTTTGGTTTGTTAATGACGCGACGGATGTTTGTTTCGCAAAGAAAAGCAGAGATGATGCGACGAAAACGAGGAATAATCCCAGGCAAGAATTGGCACAAGACTACAAGTGTAcgaaagtgttttttttttgaagaaaaaaatgaatCTTGCGCAGCAAAGCAAAGCAAACTTGGCGATTGATGCAACCACTTCTTATTGTTCAGAAAGTAACCGCTGTTTCGTTTGGACTTCCATTTTCTCAGGAAATTTGAGCTAAAAAAAATATGTCCTACTGAATGCAGAAATATCACAGCGCAGCAGTTGCGATCACTTTGAAGCTTCAGCCCCTTGTACGTGGTGCTCTCGCACAAGAGTACAAAAACGCTTTCGCGCTCGTCCGGATCCTGCAACGCCTCCGCCATGGCCGTTTCAGCGAAGAAAAAAGCCTGGCCCCCCGGACCTGGATAAGAGGCGTTGCCATCCATCTGGACATCTGGGAGCGCGAGTGCCACCACGCACGACGCACCGTCCTGATAGAAGATGGCTGATAGAAGACGCCCGAAATCTGCATGGAGTCGAGGCCCAACGGCAATGCTGATGGCAACTTGGTTTATCTCTATGCGGAAACCCGCAACCAACCGTGATGCTGCCAGATACGCATACCCAAGCCTAAGGGTCCGTttggttagtttttttttttttttgctttcgcTTTTGCTCTCAAAAGCTAAAAGCTTAATTAAAGGGATTGCTTTTTCAGATGATTTTTCCAGAAGCAGCTATTTTTCTGTAGTAcagttttgaaagctggtttgactctGCTTTTAGCTTTtgactttctgcttttcgaaattggtggaaaaaaagctctttcatagttgtttcaagagagataaagacagaaggtatattttatacttgtttaaccaaacatctTTCAGTTTTTCTATAGCTCACAACCCACaacagctttcccacagctcataGCCCACAGTAGCTTttttccacagccacagctcaaccaaacacatccTAAGACTAGCGTCGGCAGTTGCTCGTCGTAAGGGCTACCGTAAAAGGTCTACGGTACAAAAGTCTCCCAGTGCCTATGAATCGTTAGCCCAATGGATCTTTGGCATGGATGAGTCGATCACTCATCATCGTTGTCGATTACACACTGTCGTTGTCGACCATATACtatagctagaggtagaagaagggaggaagagcagaacacacacagcacaagcatcaGCGTTGAgcagagctctgcagaggagatggaaAAACTGAACTCGccctctttactgagttgcagtggcaaactatatatacaactctacccatctaatcctaataCACAGACATATCAGGctaccatgctgctacagtgactagatgtgataacagggctgactttggcgtctgCCCCTGCTATGGCTATAGTGCGGCAGGAGAGCCATTCGGCGCTTGCTCCTGCAGCTGCTACAGTGCAACAACAGAGAGCCCTTTCGGCGCCGTCTGTCCCTATCGTGCATTCACAcaaggggagcagcagattacttaaaaATTATTCTCCTAATTTTGCTGCTAACCCTTAAACCCCCTCCATGTtgatcatcttctttagctccgTGAGCCGAtgacggccgagcggcttggtgaggacgtccgtgagttgctgatcagtttcgacgaactcgatgatgatctgccctctATCGATACAGTCCCTAAAGAAGTgaaacttgacgtcgatgtgcttgctccggtcgtggagaaccagATTTTTCGCGAGGACGAtgacgggctggttgtccaccatcagtgctgatgggtgagcttccacaccggtcaattcgcccagcagccggcacaGCCACACAGCTCGGcatgccgctgtggccgccgccacaTACTCTGCCTCATACGTGGACAacaccaccaccttctgtttcagcgacagccatgagattggagccgacccgaggaagaggagcacgccagaggtgctcctaCGTCCGTCGATATCCCCTGCCATGTCTGCATTACTGaatacagtgagctgcagcctacttccaccggtcttggggaagacgatcccccGATCCACTGTCCCCTTGacatagcgcagtagccgcttcaccgcagcccagtgatcctctcggggattctccatgaagcggctgacgtaaCCCACGACGAAtgtaatgtccggcctcgtgtgaactaggtagcgtagaccggcGATGATGTTccgatagagtgttgcatctaccttcactGCATTactagc belongs to Miscanthus floridulus cultivar M001 chromosome 4, ASM1932011v1, whole genome shotgun sequence and includes:
- the LOC136549803 gene encoding nucleobase-ascorbate transporter 6-like; translated protein: MAAAPPPKADELQPFPPKEQLPGVAFCITSPPPWPEAILLGFQHFIVMLGTTVIIPSALVPQMGGGNEEKARVVQTILFVAGINTLFQTFFGTRLPVVMGGSYIFVGPTISIILAGRYSNEADPREKFVRTMRGTQGALLIASTIQIILGFSGLWRNVVKLLSPLAAVPLVSLVGFGLYELGFPGVAKCVEIGLPEVFLLVVFSQYLSQVLDFGKSVFSRFSVLFTVSIVWLYAYILTIGGAYKNSPPKTQVHCRVDRSGLISGAPWISVPYPFQWGAPTFDAGEAFAMMMTSFIALVESTGAFIGASRYASATMIPPSIISRGIGWQGIGLLLDSFFGTANGTSVSVENIGLLALTRIGSRRVVQISAGFMIFFSVLGKFGALFASIPLPIFAGMYCLFFAYVGGVGLSLLQFCNLNSFRTKFIMGFAFFMGLSVPQYFNEYTAVASYGPVHTGARWFNDMINVPFSSKPFVAGLVAYILDNTLQIKESAVRKDRGNHWWEKFRSFKKDARSQEFYSLPFNLNKFFPSV
- the LOC136548646 gene encoding secreted RxLR effector protein 161-like, which produces MEERLKLTKASNAVKVDATLYRNIIAGLRYLVHTRPDITFVVGYVSRFMENPREDHWAAVKRLLRYVKGTVDRGIVFPKTGGSRLQLTVFSNADMAGDIDGRRSTSGVLLFLGSAPISWLSLKQKVVVLSTYEAEYVAAATAACRAVWLCRLLGELTGVEAHPSALMVDNQPVIVLAKNLVLHDRSKHIDVKFHFFRDCIDRGQIIIEFVETDQQLTDVLTKPLGRHRLTELKKMINMEGV